One Aquamicrobium sp. genomic region harbors:
- a CDS encoding N-formylglutamate amidohydrolase, with protein sequence MTRSVQAAVFPILAQDEPHPLEIHNAGGQSDFFLICEHAGRLIPRAYGDMGLSDTDLQRHIAWDIGAKDVATTLSAMLDAPLFTQRYSRLVCDCNRRPDVQDFTPARSEDTVIPANAGIGEAERKARAEAIFWPFHDAVAGALDQRAAEGRRTLLVTIHSFTPVFRGISRPWEIGVLYKRDTAFAPAVGEWLKRNTGYCVGINEPYSVGDETDYAIPVHGEKRGLPCVEFEVRNDLIRTPENAAKWAGTIAEAIRAVKDTL encoded by the coding sequence TTGACCCGTTCCGTTCAGGCCGCCGTCTTCCCGATCCTGGCGCAGGACGAGCCGCACCCGCTCGAGATTCACAATGCCGGGGGGCAATCGGATTTCTTCCTGATCTGCGAGCATGCCGGCCGGCTGATCCCGCGCGCCTATGGCGACATGGGGCTGTCGGACACCGACCTTCAGCGCCACATCGCCTGGGACATCGGCGCGAAGGACGTGGCGACGACGCTGTCGGCGATGCTCGACGCGCCGCTGTTCACGCAGCGCTACTCGCGCCTCGTCTGCGACTGCAACCGCCGGCCGGACGTTCAGGACTTTACCCCGGCCCGCAGCGAGGACACGGTCATCCCCGCCAATGCCGGCATCGGCGAGGCGGAACGGAAGGCGCGCGCCGAGGCGATCTTCTGGCCGTTCCACGACGCTGTCGCGGGCGCGCTCGACCAACGGGCGGCCGAGGGCCGGCGCACGCTGCTCGTCACCATCCACAGCTTCACGCCGGTGTTCCGGGGCATCAGCAGGCCGTGGGAAATCGGCGTCCTCTACAAGCGCGACACTGCGTTCGCCCCGGCGGTGGGCGAGTGGCTGAAGCGGAACACCGGCTATTGCGTCGGTATCAACGAGCCCTACAGCGTCGGCGACGAGACCGACTACGCCATCCCCGTCCACGGCGAGAAGCGCGGCCTGCCCTGCGTCGAATTCGAGGTCAGGAACGACCTGATCCGGACGCCGGAAAACGCAGCGAAGTGGGCGGGAACGATCGCCGAGGCGATCCGCGCGGTGAAGGACACGCTCTGA
- a CDS encoding ABC transporter ATP-binding protein, with protein MTGQAIIEARGLSMRFGGVVAVDGYSLTLGRDDLAGLIGPNGAGKTTAFNLLTGVLRPSAGSIAVDGHDMTGQRPHRLAAAGLARTFQNIRLFADLSVLENVMCGGHMRRGSSLFPTLAWSPSFRRNEAAIAADAARIVGEVGLLAAIDRRAGDLSYGDQRRVEIARALATGPKALLLDEPAAGLNPSETQALVDLIRRINGEFGIGVLVVEHDMRLVMDLCRRIQVINRGRLVCEGTPAEVQADPAVIEAYLGTRRQGAAHG; from the coding sequence ATGACGGGCCAGGCGATTATCGAGGCAAGGGGGCTTTCCATGCGCTTCGGCGGCGTCGTCGCCGTCGACGGCTATTCGCTGACCCTCGGCCGAGACGATCTCGCCGGGCTGATCGGGCCGAACGGCGCGGGCAAGACCACGGCCTTCAACCTCCTGACCGGCGTGCTGCGCCCCTCGGCCGGCTCCATCGCCGTCGACGGCCATGACATGACCGGGCAAAGGCCCCATCGGCTGGCCGCGGCCGGTCTGGCGCGCACCTTCCAGAACATCCGCCTGTTCGCCGACCTGTCGGTGCTGGAGAACGTGATGTGCGGCGGCCACATGCGCCGGGGATCCTCGCTGTTCCCGACGCTCGCCTGGTCGCCGTCCTTCCGCCGCAACGAGGCCGCCATCGCCGCGGACGCCGCCCGCATCGTCGGCGAGGTCGGGCTGTTGGCCGCCATCGACCGGCGGGCGGGAGACCTCTCCTACGGCGACCAGCGCCGCGTCGAGATCGCCCGCGCGCTGGCGACCGGCCCGAAGGCCCTTCTGCTCGACGAGCCGGCGGCCGGCCTGAACCCCAGCGAGACGCAGGCGCTGGTCGATCTGATCCGCCGCATCAACGGCGAGTTCGGCATCGGCGTCCTCGTCGTCGAGCACGACATGCGCCTCGTCATGGACCTGTGCCGGCGCATCCAGGTCATCAATCGCGGCCGCCTCGTCTGCGAGGGCACACCGGCAGAGGTTCAGGCCGACCCGGCCGTGATCGAGGCCTATCTCGGCACGCGGCGTCAGGGGGCGGCCCATGGCTGA
- a CDS encoding ABC transporter ATP-binding protein, producing the protein MLDVKGLNVHRGATHVLKDVSFEVGRGELVALIGANGAGKSTTLLALSGLLPVKAGSAVMAAEAGPLELTRASTEAIVRAGLIHCPEGRQIFQSLTVEENLALGAYTRTDREWIERTTQEVHALFPILRERASTPAGALSGGEQMMVAMGRALLGAPKLLLLDEPSLGLAPKVIETIFDVIAELKARGVTILLIEQNAAMALEIADRAHVMENGRITLSGTGAELAGNDRVRQSYLGVAG; encoded by the coding sequence ATGCTCGATGTGAAGGGGCTGAACGTCCATCGCGGCGCGACGCATGTGCTGAAGGATGTCTCCTTCGAGGTGGGCAGGGGCGAGCTCGTCGCGCTGATCGGCGCCAACGGGGCGGGCAAGTCCACCACCTTGCTCGCGCTCTCCGGGCTGCTGCCGGTCAAGGCGGGCAGCGCCGTGATGGCCGCCGAGGCCGGCCCGCTGGAGCTGACGCGCGCCTCCACCGAGGCGATCGTGCGCGCCGGGCTGATCCACTGCCCCGAGGGCCGGCAGATCTTCCAGTCGCTGACGGTCGAGGAGAACCTCGCCCTCGGCGCCTATACCCGCACCGACAGGGAATGGATCGAGCGGACGACGCAGGAGGTCCATGCGCTGTTCCCGATCCTGCGCGAGCGCGCCTCGACGCCGGCCGGCGCGCTTTCCGGCGGCGAGCAGATGATGGTGGCGATGGGCCGTGCGCTGCTCGGCGCGCCGAAGCTGCTGCTGCTCGACGAGCCCTCGCTGGGCCTCGCCCCCAAGGTGATCGAGACCATCTTCGACGTCATCGCCGAGCTGAAGGCGCGCGGCGTCACCATCCTGCTGATCGAGCAGAACGCGGCGATGGCGCTGGAGATCGCCGACCGCGCCCATGTCATGGAGAACGGCCGCATCACCCTGTCCGGCACCGGGGCGGAGCTTGCCGGGAACGACAGGGTGCGGCAGTCCTATCTGGGGGTCGCGGGATGA
- a CDS encoding branched-chain amino acid ABC transporter permease, whose product MNQYLFQQLINGLALGSLYALVAIGFSMIYGIVRLINFAHGDLVMIGAFSTLGMVLYGVPWPLILIFVLMIGALAGMTIQTLVFRPIIGAPQVTGFIATLAVSIVIQNTALMILSGQPRNFLFPAAMRQRVSLGGVSASMTDLVIIGLTMALIALLFVVVYRTRLGRAMRATAENLMAARLMGIAVNRTILAAFAIGSALAAVAGLLWGGKFGQIDPLLGFAPGLKAFIACVIGGVGSIGGAMLGGYILGLAEVLFVGLLPQEYAGYRDVFVFSLLILILLVKPSGLFVRHVEERA is encoded by the coding sequence ATGAACCAGTACCTCTTCCAGCAGCTCATCAACGGCCTCGCGCTCGGCAGCCTCTACGCCCTCGTCGCCATCGGCTTCTCGATGATCTACGGCATTGTGCGGCTGATCAACTTCGCCCATGGCGACCTCGTGATGATCGGCGCGTTCTCGACGCTGGGCATGGTGCTCTACGGCGTGCCGTGGCCGCTCATCCTGATTTTCGTGCTGATGATCGGGGCGCTGGCAGGCATGACCATCCAGACCCTCGTCTTCCGCCCGATCATCGGCGCGCCGCAGGTCACGGGCTTCATCGCCACGCTCGCCGTTTCCATCGTCATCCAGAACACGGCGCTGATGATCCTGTCGGGCCAGCCGCGCAACTTCCTGTTCCCGGCGGCGATGCGCCAGCGCGTCTCGCTCGGCGGGGTCAGCGCCTCGATGACCGACCTCGTCATCATCGGCCTGACGATGGCGCTGATCGCGCTCCTGTTCGTCGTCGTCTACCGCACGCGGCTCGGCCGGGCGATGCGCGCCACCGCCGAGAACCTGATGGCGGCGCGGCTGATGGGCATCGCCGTCAACCGCACCATCCTCGCCGCCTTCGCCATCGGCTCGGCGCTCGCCGCCGTCGCCGGCCTGCTGTGGGGCGGCAAGTTCGGCCAGATCGACCCGCTGCTCGGCTTCGCGCCGGGCCTCAAGGCGTTCATCGCCTGCGTCATCGGCGGCGTCGGCTCCATCGGCGGCGCGATGCTGGGCGGCTATATCCTCGGCCTCGCCGAGGTGCTGTTCGTCGGCCTCCTGCCGCAGGAATATGCCGGCTATCGCGACGTGTTCGTGTTCTCGCTGCTGATCCTCATCCTTCTCGTCAAGCCGTCGGGGCTGTTTGTCCGCCATGTCGAAGAGCGCGCCTGA
- a CDS encoding branched-chain amino acid ABC transporter permease, with amino-acid sequence MPPAAGSAAAAPLRAVLALIATAALVWLLTRGASPYLTTLVAVMFINAALAVSLTLTNGMTGMFSLGHPAFMTIGAYVAAILTFPSRRKGSMLPDLPEFIAGLDLSLLPAALIAGVVGAAIAFLVGLPVLRLRGHYLAVATLGLIVIVQGLAMNWNGITRGGAGLSGIPRLSNIWWAFGFLALTFAAVWRIKHSSLGRAMMATRENDLAAECTGIDTVRMRMLAFVLGAFFAAVAGALMVHLISVVTPRTYSILLAFNLVVMIVIGGSGSIVGAVLAAFAITGLSEAMRPVEESFGLYGMSQVIVALSLILVLYFRPQGLFGSGEPWPVTRYLNGRRR; translated from the coding sequence GTGCCCCCGGCCGCAGGATCTGCCGCCGCCGCGCCGCTGCGGGCAGTGCTGGCGCTGATTGCCACTGCTGCGCTGGTGTGGCTGCTGACGCGGGGCGCGAGCCCTTACCTGACGACGCTGGTGGCGGTGATGTTCATCAACGCCGCGCTCGCCGTCTCGCTGACCCTCACCAACGGCATGACCGGCATGTTCTCGCTCGGCCATCCCGCCTTCATGACCATCGGCGCCTATGTCGCGGCGATCCTGACCTTCCCGTCGCGGCGCAAGGGCTCGATGCTGCCGGACCTTCCCGAGTTCATCGCCGGGCTCGACCTGTCGCTGCTGCCCGCCGCGCTGATCGCCGGCGTCGTCGGCGCGGCCATCGCCTTCCTTGTCGGCCTGCCGGTGCTGCGCCTGCGCGGCCATTATCTCGCGGTGGCGACGCTGGGCTTGATTGTCATCGTCCAGGGGCTGGCGATGAACTGGAACGGCATCACCCGCGGCGGCGCGGGCCTTTCCGGCATTCCGCGCCTGTCGAACATCTGGTGGGCCTTCGGCTTCCTGGCGCTGACCTTCGCCGCCGTCTGGCGGATCAAGCATTCCTCGCTCGGCCGGGCGATGATGGCGACGCGCGAGAACGACCTCGCCGCCGAGTGCACCGGCATCGACACGGTGCGCATGCGCATGCTCGCCTTCGTGCTCGGCGCGTTCTTCGCCGCCGTCGCCGGGGCGCTGATGGTGCACCTGATCAGCGTCGTCACGCCGCGCACCTATTCGATCCTGCTCGCCTTCAACCTCGTGGTGATGATCGTCATCGGCGGCTCGGGCAGCATCGTCGGCGCGGTGCTGGCCGCCTTCGCCATCACCGGCCTGTCGGAGGCGATGCGCCCGGTCGAGGAATCGTTCGGCCTCTACGGCATGAGCCAGGTGATCGTGGCGCTGAGCCTGATCCTCGTCCTCTATTTCCGGCCGCAGGGCCTGTTCGGCAGCGGCGAGCCATGGCCGGTGACGCGCTATCTCAACGGCAGGAGACGCTGA
- a CDS encoding cysteine hydrolase family protein — protein MGEPRAQDVFSSRARPLEAARMALLVIDAQNWVMDEENRQPRPHFYEDARGFVIPNIARLAEASRRLGVEVIYTVMENFTEDGRDRSLDYKLSNFFIAKGSHDAKVIDELRPGRDEMVIPKTSSSLFNSTNFEYLVRNIGIDTVAVTGFLTDQCVDHTIRDGADRGFHMICVSDGVATDTRARHEAALNAFKGYCRTETTASLIAAMERDFSAA, from the coding sequence ATGGGCGAGCCCCGCGCGCAGGACGTCTTTAGCAGCCGCGCCCGGCCGCTCGAAGCGGCGCGCATGGCGCTGCTCGTCATCGACGCGCAGAACTGGGTGATGGACGAAGAGAACCGCCAGCCGCGCCCCCACTTCTACGAAGACGCGCGCGGCTTCGTCATTCCCAACATCGCCCGGCTGGCCGAGGCGTCGCGCCGCCTCGGCGTCGAGGTGATCTACACGGTGATGGAGAACTTCACCGAGGACGGGCGCGACCGCAGCCTCGACTACAAGCTGTCGAACTTCTTCATCGCGAAGGGATCGCACGACGCGAAGGTCATCGACGAATTGCGCCCCGGCCGCGACGAGATGGTGATCCCGAAAACCTCGTCCAGCCTCTTCAACTCGACCAATTTCGAGTATCTGGTGCGCAATATCGGCATCGACACCGTCGCGGTGACCGGCTTCCTGACCGACCAGTGCGTCGACCACACCATCCGCGACGGCGCCGACCGCGGCTTCCACATGATCTGCGTCAGCGACGGCGTCGCCACCGACACGCGCGCCCGCCACGAGGCCGCGCTCAACGCCTTCAAGGGCTATTGCCGCACCGAGACCACCGCCTCGCTGATCGCCGCGATGGAGCGCGATTTTAGCGCCGCGTGA
- a CDS encoding glutamine synthetase — MKKEEIVMLCTTDLGGQTRGKGFPASDLADRLKKGIGWTPTNSMITAHGPIAPSPWGPFGDLVLIPDPDTRVRIDFGSDAAAEHFVMGDILHLDGTPWPVCPRGFLKRVLAAIEERHGLKVKAAFEHEFVYEAVEEKPNASYALDSFRRQGAFAERYLGALKEAGLSLDTFMPEYGPKQYEVTVGPAVGVAAADQAVAVREIARAVAHDLGSRVSFTPILRPDAVGNGVHVHFSLMDAATGAPVNHDPSHADGLSARAGSFVAGMLACLPAITAVTAAASISYLRLTPNRWSAAYNNLGYRDREAGVRICPVFQTADITKQFHFEFRAADAAASPYLVLGAMLAAGLHGLDSGLPIPAVCEGAPQNLSPERLRELDIVRLPQSLGEALDLFEADTVLAESFGAELKKAYLAHKRFEAEMMDKLSVEEQCARYAAAY; from the coding sequence ATGAAAAAAGAAGAAATCGTAATGCTGTGCACCACCGACCTCGGCGGCCAGACGCGGGGCAAGGGGTTTCCGGCATCCGATCTCGCGGACCGGCTGAAGAAGGGCATCGGCTGGACGCCGACCAACAGCATGATCACTGCGCACGGGCCGATCGCGCCGAGCCCGTGGGGGCCGTTCGGCGACCTCGTGCTGATCCCCGACCCTGACACCCGCGTGCGCATCGATTTCGGGTCGGACGCCGCGGCCGAGCATTTCGTCATGGGCGACATCCTGCATCTCGACGGCACGCCGTGGCCGGTGTGCCCGCGCGGCTTCCTCAAGCGCGTCCTCGCCGCGATCGAGGAGCGCCACGGGCTGAAGGTCAAGGCCGCGTTCGAGCACGAATTCGTCTACGAGGCGGTGGAGGAGAAGCCGAACGCCAGCTACGCGCTCGATTCCTTCCGCCGGCAGGGCGCGTTCGCCGAGCGCTATCTCGGCGCGCTGAAGGAGGCGGGCCTTTCGCTCGACACCTTCATGCCGGAATATGGGCCGAAGCAGTACGAGGTCACCGTCGGCCCGGCCGTCGGCGTCGCGGCCGCCGACCAGGCGGTGGCGGTGCGCGAGATCGCGCGCGCGGTCGCGCACGATCTCGGCAGCCGGGTCTCGTTCACGCCGATCCTGCGGCCCGACGCGGTCGGCAACGGCGTCCATGTCCATTTCAGCCTGATGGACGCCGCGACCGGCGCGCCGGTCAACCACGATCCCTCGCATGCCGACGGCCTGTCGGCGCGGGCCGGCAGCTTCGTCGCCGGCATGCTGGCGTGCCTGCCGGCCATCACCGCCGTCACCGCCGCCGCCTCGATCTCCTACCTGCGGCTGACGCCGAACCGCTGGAGCGCGGCCTACAACAATCTCGGCTATCGCGACCGCGAGGCGGGCGTGCGCATCTGCCCGGTTTTCCAGACGGCGGACATCACGAAGCAGTTCCATTTCGAGTTCCGCGCCGCCGACGCGGCGGCGAGCCCCTATCTCGTCCTCGGCGCGATGCTGGCCGCCGGCCTCCACGGCCTCGATTCCGGCCTGCCGATCCCGGCCGTGTGCGAGGGCGCGCCGCAGAACCTCTCGCCCGAACGCCTGCGCGAACTGGATATCGTGCGCCTGCCGCAGTCGCTCGGCGAGGCGCTCGACCTGTTCGAGGCCGACACCGTGCTGGCGGAGAGCTTCGGGGCGGAGCTGAAGAAGGCCTATCTCGCGCACAAGCGCTTCGAGGCCGAGATGATGGACAAGCTCTCCGTCGAGGAGCAGTGCGCCCGCTATGCGGCGGCGTACTGA
- a CDS encoding MurR/RpiR family transcriptional regulator — protein MAGTEPADVLERLRRELPSLSQREARAARHLMANYPMAGLNTVAEFAEQSGVSTATVLRLVRRLGFSIYADFQDSLRRHLEVTLQSPLLRFSRPEEREAGAPSHSLGRFTANVAARLEELERVVPASEFDNVAALLAEQRRDIHFLGGRYSSNLATYIAELLSAVRGKIHVIGGQTQRWPHQLLDIGRNSVLVVFDVRRYQQDVIDFATKAATQQGATVVLFTDVWQSPISRVARHVLPFPVEAPSVFDMLTVGMALGEAMVGATAARIGADGRKRIERLEVLRGERAG, from the coding sequence ATGGCAGGAACGGAACCCGCCGACGTGCTTGAACGCCTGAGAAGGGAATTGCCGTCGCTGAGCCAGCGCGAGGCGCGCGCCGCGCGCCACCTGATGGCCAACTACCCGATGGCCGGCCTCAACACCGTCGCCGAATTCGCCGAGCAGAGCGGCGTCAGCACGGCGACGGTGCTCAGGCTCGTGCGCCGCCTCGGCTTTTCCATCTACGCCGATTTCCAGGATTCGCTGCGCCGGCATCTCGAGGTGACGCTGCAATCGCCGCTGCTGCGCTTCAGCCGGCCGGAGGAACGGGAGGCCGGCGCGCCCTCGCATTCGCTCGGCCGGTTCACGGCCAATGTCGCGGCGCGGCTCGAGGAGCTGGAGCGCGTCGTCCCGGCGAGCGAGTTCGACAACGTCGCCGCACTGCTGGCCGAGCAGCGCCGCGACATCCATTTCCTCGGCGGGCGCTATTCCTCAAACCTCGCGACCTATATCGCGGAACTGCTCTCGGCCGTGCGCGGCAAGATCCATGTCATCGGCGGGCAGACGCAGCGATGGCCGCACCAGCTGCTCGACATCGGCCGCAACAGCGTGCTCGTCGTGTTCGACGTGCGCCGCTACCAGCAGGACGTCATCGACTTCGCCACCAAGGCGGCGACGCAGCAGGGCGCGACCGTGGTGCTGTTCACCGACGTGTGGCAATCACCGATCTCGCGCGTGGCCCGGCACGTGCTGCCGTTTCCGGTCGAGGCGCCCTCGGTGTTCGACATGCTGACGGTGGGCATGGCGCTGGGCGAGGCGATGGTCGGCGCGACCGCGGCGCGGATCGGCGCCGACGGCAGGAAGAGGATCGAGCGGCTCGAAGTCCTGCGCGGCGAGCGCGCCGGATAG
- a CDS encoding ABC transporter substrate-binding protein — translation MKALLSVSALVMAAMLGTAGAQDVIKIGALYNLTGGMSSLDGPSLKGAQLAAKQINAAGGLLGKQIELIAPDGKTDQQETAIAAQRVLSEGVVAGFGQSDTTFVMAGAPLFQEKGVPFLTSGATHPELPQWVGDHMFMTAFGDDDQSYAIADYVYDKLGARRVAVWTDNSMDFTKALSKFFVERFKEKGGEIVGEDIFMMGDTDFSAQIARLAAIDPKPDAVFVSAIPSEAGLSVKQIREQGLDLKIVSGDGFDTQLVSTVPGPELANDVYFSTHTYLGDDRPEVKKFIEDYKAEYGIEPENSFAPLGYDALNLLADAIKRANSDEPAKIRDALAETRGFKAVTGEISYTRETMVPPKPISIISVTGGEFKVEEIWLPE, via the coding sequence ATGAAAGCACTTCTTTCCGTATCGGCCCTGGTCATGGCGGCCATGCTCGGCACCGCCGGCGCCCAGGATGTCATCAAGATCGGCGCGCTTTACAATCTGACGGGCGGCATGTCGTCGCTCGACGGCCCGTCCCTGAAGGGCGCGCAGCTCGCCGCCAAGCAGATCAACGCCGCCGGCGGCCTCCTCGGCAAGCAGATCGAGCTCATCGCCCCGGACGGCAAGACCGACCAGCAGGAAACCGCCATCGCCGCCCAGCGCGTGCTCTCGGAGGGCGTCGTCGCCGGCTTCGGCCAGTCCGACACCACCTTCGTCATGGCCGGCGCGCCGCTGTTCCAGGAAAAGGGCGTTCCGTTCCTCACCTCCGGCGCGACCCACCCCGAGCTGCCGCAATGGGTCGGCGACCACATGTTCATGACCGCCTTCGGCGACGACGACCAGTCCTACGCCATCGCCGACTACGTCTACGACAAGCTCGGCGCCCGCCGCGTCGCGGTGTGGACCGACAACTCGATGGACTTCACCAAGGCGCTGAGCAAGTTCTTCGTCGAGCGCTTCAAGGAGAAGGGCGGCGAGATCGTCGGCGAGGACATCTTCATGATGGGCGACACCGACTTCTCGGCCCAGATCGCCCGCCTCGCCGCCATCGATCCCAAGCCCGACGCGGTGTTCGTCTCGGCGATCCCGTCCGAGGCGGGCCTGTCGGTCAAGCAGATCCGCGAGCAGGGGCTCGATCTCAAGATCGTCTCGGGCGACGGCTTCGACACCCAACTCGTCTCGACCGTGCCCGGCCCCGAACTCGCCAACGACGTCTACTTCTCCACCCACACCTATCTCGGCGACGACCGCCCGGAGGTGAAGAAGTTCATCGAGGACTACAAGGCCGAATACGGCATCGAGCCGGAGAACTCCTTCGCGCCGCTCGGCTACGACGCGCTCAACCTGCTGGCCGACGCCATCAAGCGCGCCAATTCGGACGAGCCGGCGAAGATCCGCGACGCGCTGGCCGAGACCCGCGGCTTCAAGGCGGTCACCGGCGAGATCAGCTACACCCGCGAGACCATGGTGCCGCCGAAGCCGATCTCGATCATCAGCGTCACCGGCGGGGAATTCAAGGTTGAGGAAATCTGGCTTCCCGAGTAA
- a CDS encoding isochorismatase family cysteine hydrolase: MSEQAGSTLARYEGRDRKLVAARTAVLVVDAQNAELVPEVLAQYPDFDRALHGRALPAMKRLVDGARAKGVEIVYTVIESLTRDGRDRSLDHKLSNIHIPRGSHLGKVIDLVAPHDDDIVLTKTSSGVFNSTNIDYVLRNLGVENVVVAGFLTDQCVDMAVRDGADRGYYMICAEDACATYTDERHTTGLRAFGGYCRVQDVDAVLADLV, encoded by the coding sequence ATGAGCGAACAGGCCGGCAGCACCCTTGCGCGCTACGAGGGCAGGGACCGCAAGCTCGTCGCGGCGCGCACGGCCGTCCTCGTCGTCGACGCGCAGAACGCCGAGCTCGTTCCGGAAGTGCTGGCGCAGTATCCCGACTTCGACCGCGCCCTGCACGGCCGCGCCTTGCCGGCGATGAAGAGGCTGGTCGACGGCGCCCGCGCGAAGGGTGTCGAGATCGTCTACACGGTGATCGAATCCCTGACGCGCGACGGCCGCGACCGCTCGCTCGACCACAAGCTCTCCAACATCCACATCCCGCGCGGCTCGCATCTCGGCAAGGTCATCGACCTCGTCGCCCCGCATGACGACGACATCGTCCTGACCAAGACCTCGTCCGGCGTCTTCAACTCGACCAATATCGACTATGTCCTGCGCAATCTCGGCGTCGAGAACGTCGTCGTCGCCGGCTTCCTGACCGACCAGTGCGTCGACATGGCGGTGCGCGACGGCGCCGACCGCGGCTATTACATGATCTGCGCCGAGGATGCCTGCGCCACCTATACCGACGAGCGGCACACGACCGGCCTGCGCGCCTTCGGCGGCTATTGCCGCGTCCAGGACGTCGACGCGGTGCTGGCCGACCTCGTCTGA
- the hflK gene encoding FtsH protease activity modulator HflK, producing MPWSNQSGGGGPWGGGGGNGGGPWGQGPRGPGGPGGPGGTPPDLEDIIRRGQDRLKNALPGGGGANPAMFGLIVLGLAVLWLFQAVYTVQPDELAVELRFGKPKDEISEPGLHFHWWPIETVERATVAERLINVGEARGGNASTGLMLSGDQNIVDVRFSVAYQVNDPKAYLFNVSDPDATLRQVAESAMREVVGRRPAQDIFRDDRQGIAEDVREIIQNTIDGYAAGLAVTAISIEDAAPPREVADAFEEVQRAEQDEDRFVEESNQYSNQQLGRARGEGAQIREDAAAYKNRVVQEAEGEAQRFISVYDEYAKAPDVTRKRLFLETMETVLKSSNKVIVEQGSGQGVIPYLPLPELRANQQAGQGGN from the coding sequence ATGCCCTGGAGCAATCAGAGTGGCGGCGGCGGGCCCTGGGGCGGCGGCGGCGGAAACGGTGGCGGCCCGTGGGGCCAGGGACCGCGCGGTCCCGGCGGCCCGGGCGGGCCCGGCGGCACGCCGCCCGATCTGGAGGACATCATCCGGCGCGGCCAGGACAGGCTGAAGAACGCCCTGCCGGGCGGCGGCGGCGCCAACCCGGCCATGTTCGGCCTCATCGTCCTTGGCCTGGCCGTGCTGTGGCTGTTCCAGGCGGTCTATACCGTGCAGCCTGACGAGCTGGCCGTCGAGCTGCGCTTCGGCAAGCCCAAGGACGAGATTTCCGAGCCGGGCCTGCACTTCCACTGGTGGCCGATCGAGACCGTCGAGCGCGCGACCGTGGCCGAGCGCCTGATCAATGTCGGCGAGGCACGGGGCGGCAACGCCTCCACCGGGCTGATGCTGTCGGGCGACCAGAACATCGTCGACGTCCGCTTCTCGGTCGCCTATCAGGTCAACGACCCGAAGGCCTATCTGTTCAACGTCTCCGATCCCGACGCCACGCTCAGGCAGGTCGCCGAGAGCGCCATGCGCGAGGTGGTCGGCCGCCGTCCGGCACAGGACATCTTCCGCGACGACCGCCAGGGCATCGCCGAGGACGTGCGCGAGATCATCCAGAACACCATCGACGGCTATGCCGCCGGCCTCGCCGTCACCGCGATCTCGATCGAGGACGCCGCGCCGCCGCGCGAGGTGGCCGACGCCTTCGAGGAGGTGCAGCGCGCCGAGCAGGACGAGGACCGCTTCGTCGAGGAATCCAACCAGTATTCGAACCAGCAGCTCGGCCGCGCCCGCGGCGAGGGCGCGCAGATCCGCGAAGACGCGGCCGCCTACAAGAACCGCGTGGTGCAGGAAGCCGAGGGTGAGGCGCAGCGCTTCATCTCGGTCTACGACGAATACGCCAAGGCGCCGGACGTGACGCGCAAGCGTCTGTTCCTCGAAACCATGGAGACCGTGCTGAAGAGCTCGAACAAGGTCATCGTCGAGCAGGGCAGCGGGCAGGGCGTGATCCCCTACCTGCCGTTGCCCGAATTGCGCGCGAACCAGCAGGCCGGCCAGGGAGGCAACTGA